A portion of the Apis mellifera strain DH4 linkage group LG6, Amel_HAv3.1, whole genome shotgun sequence genome contains these proteins:
- the LOC411670 gene encoding LON peptidase N-terminal domain and RING finger protein 1 isoform X2, whose amino-acid sequence MDVTRSGANSQALRKAPNSPLHLSNRAHVLLLLNRPQASLTDADHAVRLRPDWGKGHYRRGVALSALGRHEEALFALCISVAIDKNPQAVRHELIKVLHKVLSSGHRRYSLLPSRAPYNLTEGASRARSRHQLINSKRNRRAAFNASDCEDNSSGGEEEFTQTVSRRLLSTTAPQNNVKLQAGLDHLYQDIEKLKRLETRSAEILLPPLSGGTAGELDCILCCRLLWKPVTTPCGHTYCWMCLDRCLDYSSACPLCVTSLADYLASSQKTVTDFIERALKTVAPVEYASRAASHRLELVQGLGLLGSEQIAVFVCTTAFPCVACPLFVYEPRYRLMVRRCVESGVRQFGIAACINREATGTRRYAEYGTMLEIRDRVLLKDGCSILSTVGGRRFRVLSGGERDGYDTAQVEFLRDTMVQDDQLLNLLELHDKVRTKGRRWWDTVSLSQQLEIQRVFGRMPDTEEDWPRLPDGPSWTWWLLAILPLGPQLQVGIVGTTSLEKRLRAIEKTLDHMEQRQLTVAPATSEETTTSSSICRDEGGLTDTTVSLVQ is encoded by the exons CGCCAAACAGCCCACTCCATCTTAGCAACAGGGCTCACGTTTTGCTCCTGCTGAATAGACCTCAAGCCTCCCTCACGGATGCTGATCATGCTGTTAGACTACGACCGGACTGGGGCAAG gGTCATTACAGACGAGGGGTGGCTTTGTCCGCGCTAGGAAGACACGAGGAGGCACTGTTTGCTCTTTGCATTAGCGTCGCTATTGACAAGAATCCGCAAGCTGTGCGTCACGAATTAATCAAG GTGCTGCACAAAGTGTTGTCGTCAGGGCATCGTCGATACAGCCTCCTTCCATCACGTGCCCCTTACAATCTGACCGAGGGCGCGTCGCGCGCCAGAAGTCGCCACCAGTTgattaattctaaaagaaaCCGGAGGGCGGCGTTCAATGCCTCCGATTGCGAAGACAACAGCAGCGGTGGAGAAGAGGAATTCACTCAG ACTGTTAGCAGAAGGCTCCTGTCAACCACAGCCCCACAAAACAACGTGAAGCTTCAAGCTGGCCTAGATCATCTCTACCAAGACATTGAAAAGCTGaaaa GACTCGAAACAAGATCCGCCGAGATTCTCCTTCCGCCTCTTTCCGGTGGTACAGCTGGTGAATTGGACTGCATCTTGTGTTGTCGACTCCTATGGAAACCCGTAACAACTCCATGCGGACATACGTATTGTTGGATGTGTTTGGATCGCTGCTTGGATTATTCCTCGGCCTGTCCTTTGTGCGTCACTTCACTTGCTGat taTTTGGCCAGCAGCCAGAAGACAGTGACGGATTTCATAGAGAGGGCTTTGAAAACGGTTGCACCCGTGGAATACGCCTCGAGGGCAGCCAGCCACCGACTAGAGCTCGTCCAAGGACTTGGCCTTCTGGGTAGTGAGCAGATCGCTGTTTTCGTTTGCACTACGGCATTTCCATGTGTCGCATGCCCGTTGTTTGTGTACGAGCCGAGATACAGGTTGATGGTGAGGAGATGCGTGGAGAGCGGTGTCCGCCAGTTTGGTATCGCTGCATGTATCAACCGAGAGGCTACGGGAACCAGAAg ATATGCGGAATATGGAACCATGCTTGAGATTCGAGATAGAGTGTTGTTGAAAGATGGCTGCAGCATTTTGAGTACAGTTGGTGGAAGAAGATTCAGAGTTCTCTCTGGAGGGGAAAGGGATGGTTACGATACAGCTCAAGTAGAATTCCTCAGGGATACGATGGTTCAGGATGATCAACTGTTGAATCTTCTAGAATTGCACGACAAG GTGAGGACGAAAGGCAGAAGATGGTGGGACACGGTATCGTTGTCCCAGCAATTGGAAATCCAGCGAGTATTCGGTCGAATGCCAGACACGGAGGAGGATTGGCCACGTTTACCGGATGGCCCGTCGTGGACATGGTGGTTATTGGCTATATTGCCGCTTGGCCCGCAGTTGCAAGTGGGAATTGTGGGCACAACCAGCTTAGAGAAGAGATTAAGAGCCATCGAGAAGACTCTGGATCACATGGAGCAGAGGCAA